From the Actinopolymorpha singaporensis genome, the window CGGTGTGGATCGCGGGCCCTGGAAGCAGCGTGGTGAACGGTCAGGTCAGGCAGGTAGCGCAGCTCCCACCCGGCAGCCATCCTCACCTTGTCGCCGCCGGTGAACGGTACGTCTCGGCTCATGCCGGAGACCTCACAAGGAGCCCGAGTAGTACGGGTCGCGCAGCAGCTGGGCCAGCCGCGCGACCGGCCGTCCGTCGTGGGCGATCCAGGCGAGCCGACCGAACGTCGTGAGCATCGAGTGCTCGGCGTCGCTGAGCGGCCGTACGCTCTGGTAGCCGTCGAGCATTGCCGAGCGTTGCGGGTCGCCCGTACGCGTGTAGCAGTAGGCGAGGTCGTAAGCCCGCCATCCGTATCCACACATGTCGAAGTCGAAGATCGTGACGTTGCCGTCCGCGTCGAAGTGGTAGTTGAGCGGCTGGATGTCGGCGTGGACGATGCCCCAGCCGGTCGGCCCAGGATCGAACGCGGCAAGGTGCTCACGGATCTCGGCGACGTAGTGACCGATGGTCTGCGCGTCGTCTGGGTGGGCGGAACGGATCGCTTGGTCCAGTTCGGCGAGCGGCCGGTCGAGTTTGGTGGCCTCGTCGAGGTGGTAGCGGGGATGTTTCGGCGTGTGGAGGTCGGCGGTGACATGGATGGTGGCGAGGGTTCGCCCGATGACGTACGCCTGGTCGGTGGTCAGCTTCCCTGGCGGGGCGCCGGGTGCCCAGGAGAACAGCGAGTAGAACCGCTCGCCCTCCGGGGCTGGGATCGTTCCCAGAAGGTCGCCGTCACAGCGCGGAAGGGGCCACGACACCGGAACCCCGTGCAGGTGGAGGTGGGTCAGCAGCTCGAGTTCGAACCTGACGTCGCTCTCGCCGCGGAGCCACCACTTTCCCCGGGTGTGCAGGCGAAACGCGTAACGTCGCCCACCGACGGAAACCTCGTAGGTGTCGTTGTGGCCGGCGAACAGCAGGTGGCAGTCGTCCGGTACGCCGACGTCGTACTCGTCGCCCACCAACCGTGCCACCCACTTCGGGTCGACCATCGAGTAGAGAATGTCGACGGCGTTACGGGATGCGGCCGTCGCAGTGGCGTCGGTCCCCGGTGTTCGCTCATCGATGGCCATGGCGGACTCCCTCGGTCTGGTCGGTCCCGGCACCGGGATCGAGTTCGGCGAGCAGCTTCTTCGGCGCCACGGTGCGGTAGCTCTCGTCGATCCAGTCGCGCACGAGGTCGAGGTCCGCATGGGGGAGAGGGACAGTCAACCAGCCCCACTGCCCGAGGCCGCTCATCGTCGTCGGGGTCGCTGCGCCAACGGTGACCGCCTGGTCGTAGGAGGCCCTGAGCTTCACCGACACAGCCGGCGTCGGGGCCTGCGGTCGGCTGAGCCACAAGAACATCGGCCCGTACACAAGGCCGTTCCCCCTCCGACGAGGGGGATGATCGATCTTGATCACGAGTTCGCCCCAAGGGGTGTCCTCGATCGCACGGGGCATGGCGAGGGCGAACGTCCGCATCTCGTCCCACGCCAGGGGGGCCATCGGCACACTCTAGGGGACCCGACGGGTGTCGACGAGTGCGCGGACGGCGCCGGTTACCGGACCTGGACAGCGTAGGTGTGGTGCCCGCCCGCGGGTCCTGCGACGCTTGAGGTCGGCGAGTGCAGTACGCATCGAACGCGACGGGAGTAGGGCGAGTATGACTGCTACGACGGCAGCGCTGGGATCCGAGCTCGACAGGCCCTACGAGGGGTTGCCGCCGACGGCCACCGCCGACTTCGCGCGGGACGGCTTCATCCACCTGTCGGGGGTGCTCTCTCCGGAGACCATCGCGGAGTACGAGCCCGTGGTCACCGGCGAGGTGATCCGGCTCAACACCCAGCACCTGCCGCTGGCGGAGCGCGACACCTATGGCAAGGCGTTCCTGCAGGTGACCAACCTGTGGGAACACAACGCGAAGGTCAAGGAGCTGGTCTACTCCCGGCGCCTGGCCGGGATCGCCGCGAGCCTCCTCGGTGTGCACGCGGTCCGGCTCTACCACGACCAGGCCCTCTACAAGGAGCCAGGCGGCGGCATCACGCCGTGGCACGCCGACCAGTACTACTGGCCACTGTCGAGTGACCGGGTGTGCACGATCTGGCTGCCGCTGCAGGAGACGCCGTACGAGATGGGGCCGCTGGCGTTCGCCCGCGGCAGCCACAACTTCTCCATCGGCCGTGATCTGGCGATCAGCGACGAGTCGGAGGCGAAGCTGAGCGAGCTGGTCGCGGCGCAGAGCTTCGAGCACGTGGAGGAGCCCTTCGCGCTCGGCGACGCGAGTTTCCACCGCGGCTGGACGTTCCACCACGCCGGACCGAACCACAGCACCGTTCCGCGCCGGGTGATGACCGTGATCTACATGGATGCCGACATCCGGGTCACCGAGCCGGTCAACGACAACCAGGTTGCCGACCGCGGCTGGATGCCTGGCACCGAGATCGGCCAGGTTCCCGACACCGCGCGCAACCCGCTGCTCTACGACGGCCTGCGGTCCGGCTGAGGCTTCTCGGGATCCTCCCGGAACGACACGAGGGACAGGTGGCTGGGATGCGCGGGGGAAGGGCGACGTTCGACCGAGACGGTGCGGCGTACCCGAGTGGGCTGTACGACACCGCCCAGGTGGCCGAACCGGTCGAGCACCTGGAGGACGTGGGCGAGGCGGAACTCGAACGCTGCCGGCGGGACGGGTTTCTTCCGGTGAGCCGCGCGCTGTCCCCGGAGACGGTGCGAGATGCCGTTGCCGGCCTGGAAGACCTCGCCCGCCCGAACTCGCCGGCAGACGTGCAGTACGAGGCCTGGGCGGAGACGCTTCTGGACACGCTGACCCCTGGCCAGCGGCTCGACGTGACGCGGAAGTTCATGTCGTTCACGGCACACGAGTCCCGTCTCACCGCGATCGCGAACGATCCCGGCATCCTCGACGTGGTGGCTCGCGTGCTCGGCGGCGCCCCGCGGATGTTCCAGGACATGGCGCTGCTCAAGCCGCCCGGTGGTGGGCGGGAGAAGCCGTGGCACCAGGACAACGCCTTCTTCCACCTGGTGCCCGGTACCCCGATCGTCGGCGTGTGGGTCGCGCTGGACGCGGCCACCGAGGACAACGGCTGCATGCGCGTCATCCGCGGCTCACACCGCGACGGCCCCGTACGCCACGTCCACCTGCGTGATCTGCAGATCTGCGACGGGAACGTGCCGATCGACCGCGGCGTGGCCGTGCCGCTCCCGCCCGGTGGCCTGATGTTCTTCGACGGCCTGCTGCAGCACGGGACGCCGAGCAACGACACGACGACGCGGCGGCGGGCGCTGCAGTTCCACTACACGGTGGACGAGGTGACCTCGACATCCGCCGAGGAGTACGCCGCGGTGTTCGGGATGGCCGACGGCGACGAGTGCTGACCTGATCCCAGGATCTACGGGGCGACGACGTGCGCCTCGACGAATGCCACATCGACCTCGACGCCCAGGCCGGTCCCGTCGGGCACCGCGACCGTACCGTCGTCGGCCAGTGTCAATGACTTCTTGACGACGCCGGCGCTGAGCTCACTCTGCGCGACGTTGAACTCCACCCAGCGGGCCTGGGGCAGCGTGGACAGGAAGTGCAGGCTGTAGGCATGCAGCAGGTCCGACAGCCAGGAGTGGGTGACGATCTCCACTCCGGCCGCCCTGGCGTCGGCTGCCACGATGCGCGCCACCGTGAGCCCACCGCACCGGGACAGGTCCGGCTGCACGACGGCGATCCCGTGGTCGCGGACCAGTCGCCGTAGCTCCCAGGCCGTCGCCTGCTGCTCACCCGCCGCGAAGCGCAGATGTGGGAACTCGGCCGCCAGTACGGCGTACTCCTCGGTGCACTCCGGATGCACGATGTCCTCGACCCAGTACGGCCGGACGTCGCTCAACGTCTCCAGCATCGCCGTCGTCTCCGCCGTCGTCCGCACGCGCGGCCGTCCGCCGTCCTCGACGTACCAGCCGGGGTCGATCATCAACGCTCGGTCGGGCCCGAGCGTCTCCCGCAGCGCGACGAGGTTGTCCCGGTCCGCGCTCGGGTCGATCCCGAATCCTCCCCACCCGAACTTCATCCCGGTGAATCCGAGGTCGAGGTATCGGCGCGCGGCCGCGGCGTTCTCCTCCGGAGTCGGCCGGAACAGGGTGGACGCGTACGCCGGCAACCGGTCGCGCCGCCGGCCACCGAGCGCCTGCGCGACCGACACTCCGGCAGCCTGCGCCCGAATCGACCAGAGGCAGTTGTCGACCGCCGACATGCAGTGCATGGCGACACCACGCCGCCCGTAGTAGGCGGTGGCGACGTACAACTCGTCCCAGATCGCCTCCACCTCCGTCGCGTCGCGGCCGAGAAGCTGTTCGTGGATGGTACGGAAGCCGAGCGCGCCCATCCCGCTGCCCTGCAGGACGCGTGCTGCGACCGGGCCCATGGTCTCCACGTCCGACCAGCCCTCGAGGCCCTCGTCGGTGCGAACCCGCACCACCAGCAGCCAGTCGCCCTGGTCGGTCGCCTCCGTCTCGCCCGCGTGGGCGCCGTAGGTCTGAGTTCCCCTTAGCAGGAACGGAGTGACGTCGGTGATTCTCATGCCGTGCCCGCGGGCGCCGAACGGCCGGGCAGGTCGGACGGCCAGGGGATTCGTCGTTCGGCCAGACAGGGCCGGAACCCCTCGGCGTGCGCGACCATCAGCCGGGCACCGGTGACCCGGTCGGAGTCGGCCATCTCGTCGGCGTAGTCGTGGCCGCGAAGGCGGCGCATCACGTCCATCTGGCTGGCGTGGGCACGGATCAGTTCGGCCTTCCGTGCCACGTGGTCGGCGGTGAGTTCGACGAAGTGGGTGGCCTCGAAACCGTATCCCGCGCCGGTGTCGACGTGGTAGATCCGCGGCACGTGGTCGTTGGCCGGGACGTGTGGTTCGAAAGAGCCGAGGTTGGTCCACAACGCGGTGTCAACCACGGCTTTCGCGGTCACCACGTGGTCGGCGTTGTAGTCGTTCGTCCAGTGGGTGAAGACGACCTCGGGATCGACAGTACGCAGCGCCGCGATCAGGTCGTGCCGCAGCGGTTCGTCGTCGTACAGGAAGCCGTCCTCGCGGCCCAGGCACAGATAGCTCGCGTCGAACGCCTTCGCCACGTGACGAATCTCGACCTCTCGCACTGCGACGGCCCGCTCGTGGGAGTCCGGCCCGGAGAACGGTAGTCCCTTGTCGCCTCCGGTGAGGGTCACGAACGCGATCTCGTGGCCTTGTTCGTGCAGCCGCAACAGCGTTCCGAGGCAGCGCATCTCGTCGTCGAGATGCGCGAACACGCAGGCATACCTCATGACTGGTCTCCCTCTGGCAGTCTGGCGAGCGAGACGGACAACGCGCCGTCCACGGTCAGAAACGACCCGGAGATGTAGCCGGCGGCGGGCGAGGACAGGAACGCCACGGCCGCAGCGACCTGGCCGACGTCGCCCATCGCGCCGAACGGCAACGCTTTGCCGGCCCGGGCGAGGTGTTCCTCGCCGTACAGAGCGACCTCGCCCGGGGTGGCGACCCAGCCAGGTACGACCGCGTTCACCCGGATCCGCCGGTCGGCCCACTCGTGCGCGAGCGTACGCACCACCTGGCCGAGCGCACCGTGCGCGGCGTTGTAGCCGAGGCAGCGGGCGAACGCGTGCTTCTCGTGCAGGGAACCGATCACGGTGAACGCCGCACCCGGTGGAGGCGGGGTGGGAGCTACCGCGAGGGCACGGAACAGTGCGAACGCCGCGAGCGGGCCGATGGCGAAGCTCAGCCGAACCGAGTCCAGGCTGAGGTCGAGGGCGGGAACGTGTTCCTCGTGGGCGAGGGCGTGCACGGCCGAGCGGACCAGCCCGGCCGCCGCCGCGACCGCTGCGACGTGTTCGCCGAACGCCGGTTCCGCGGCGTCGGCCGCGAGCGGCACCGCCGAGCCGCCGGCCTGCTCGATCGCGGCGACGGTCTCCTGCGCGCGGTCGGGGTCGCGGTCGACGCAGATCACCGTGTCGTGGGACCCGGCGAGGGCGCGGGCGCAGGCGCCACCGATACCGCCGCCCGCTCCGGTGACCACCGCGACGGTCGGGCTGTCACCGGTCGGGGCACCGCCCGACGACGGCGACTCAGCCATGGTCGACCGCCGCGCGCAGCAGGTCCACCAGCCGGTCGATCTCGGCGTACATGCGTTCGTCGACTCCACCGGCGACCGGTCCCCGCACCGCCGCGCTGCGGAAGACTCCCTGTCGCACCAGCAGGTACTTCTCGATGGCGACGAAGCTGTCAAGGCTGGTCTGCAGCGACACGATCTGGGTCAGCGGCCCGGCGATGCGGTAGGCCCGGTCGTGGTCCCCGGCGCTGAGAGCCCGCCACAGCGGGACCAGTGCCCACACCAGGTCACCGGCCGGCATGGTGCCGATCGCTCCACGACGGAAGCTGTCGACGAGATACATGCCGCCGTTTCCCTCCAGGACGCGTGCCTTCCCCCCGGTCGCGTCCAGCAGTTGGGTCAGCTTGGGCCCGATCGGATGGGCCTCCGGTTTGAACAGCACCCGGTCCGGGAGTTCGGCGTGCAGCCTGGCCTGCAGGTCGATCGACAGCGCTGACCCGACGTACCCGCTGGCGTCCTGAACGATCACCGGCACCTGCGCGGCGTCGGCGATCGCGAGGAAGTAGTCGAACAGTTCCCGGTCACCCGCCCGGCTCAGCGCGGGCGGCGTGGCCATCACCGCGTCCGCGCCGACTGCGGCCGCGTGCCGCGCGTGTCGTACGGCGGTGTGGGTGGACTCCGCACCCACGCTGACCACGGCGGACCCCCGCCCGGACGCCGCGCCACACAGCAGCGTCGCGAGTTCGTCCCGCTCGTTCGTGGACAGCCGGAGCACCTCCGACACCATCCCGATCGCCACACCGTCCGCGCCGTTGCCGAACAGCCACTCCACCTGGCGTACGAACGTGGCGCTGTCAATACCGCCTTGCTCGTCGAACGGCGTCTGCACCACACACACGACTCCGCTCACCTCGGCCCCGGTCATGAGGCGACCGTCCTCTCCGGCGCCGCCGCGCCGTCCCTGGGAACGCCCAACCCGAGCAGGGCAAGGGAGTCCCGCTGACAGATCCGGTCCACGTCGTCGTCGGTGATCTCGGCCGGGCCGAGCCCGCGGCACAGCGCGGCCGCCTTGCGAAGCCCGGCGGCCGCGACGTAGTCGTTGGGGACGACCACACCGACCGGCTCGCCGTCGAACGCCAGCACGACGGAGGTGCCGGCCGCCTCCCCGGCGAGCCGGTGCTCTTCCGGGGTCACGTCCCAGCTGACCTCGCCCCAGGCCCGGAGCTCGTCGCGGGCAAGCGGATCGCACACGTGCGTGCCGTGCTGACCGAGACGGGTGTATACGTCGACGGCCACTTGCGCCTGCGTCATCTACCGGATCCCGTCTCGTTCGGACAGCGTGGCGAACGCCACGGTGTGCGCCGGCAGGAGAATCTGGTGCTCGAACGCCTCGGCGGTGACGACGACCCGTTCCTCCAGCGGGTGCTGGGTGAGCGTGCCGGCACACCAGCGCCGTGCCTCGTCGATCCGGTGGACAGTCAGCAGCTTGGCGCCCGGCGTCAGCCCGGCGTACCGCAACGTGAGGATCCGGTCCCGGCAGGCCGGCCGGGAGAGGCTGGTGTTCGACACCAGCACCGACACCGTCCCTGGCCCGCTGGCGGCATAGGCGTGCAGGTCCGCGTGCGAGGTCTCGGACGCCACCTTGGTGTCGCCGAGCCTGCCCAGCAGCTGGTAGAGGAAGTACTGCGGACGCACCTGTCCGCGTTCACCGAACAGGCCGAACCGGTGCGGCACCTCGTTCCAGTGCCGCATCATGTGCGCGACACCCTCCGGGGAGAAGAACGGCGAGAACTCCTGTGGATCACACGCCTGGTCCCAGAGGTGGTAGTAGAACGACCAGGCCGGTCCCGCCTCGTCCATCGCGAGGACCGACGCCGCCACCAGAGCTGCCCGGCGTGGGTCGTCGGCCTGGTCGGCGACCGAGACGGCCTCGAACGACGTACTCCACTCGGTGACCATCAGCTCCGGCACCGGTTCGGGGAACCCCGCCACCAGCCGCATTCCCTCGGTCACGCCCGCGGCGTGCCGTGTCCAGTCGTCGGCATAGAGGTGCCAGGAGACGAAGTCGAGCGGAATGTCGTTGTCGCGGCAGTGCTTGACGAAGCCCGGCAGCGGTTCGTTCGTCACCCAGCACGCTGCCGTGCCGCCGACCTTGACGTGCGGTGCGGCCGCGCGGATTGCCGGCGCGGTCAGGTCGTAGAACCTCGCGTAGTCGTCCGGGTCGGGGATGAGGTACGGCGACCCGCCGTCCTCACCGATGTCGGTCTCGTTGCCGATCTCCCAGTGGGTGACGAGGTTTCGCTCGACGGAGTAGCGGCGTACCAACGCGGTGACGACCCGCTGCCACTCGGCCACGTCGTTCGGCATCCACGCCGCGTGGTCGATCCGGTCGTCGTGGTCGAACAGCGGGCCGGGCTTGAGGCAGATCGCCGCGACCAGCTTCGCCCCGGTGGCGGCGAGGGAGTCCAGGTAGGGATCCAGCCGGCTCCAGTCGAAACGCCCGTGCTCGGGATAGATGTCGAAGAACTGCTGGACGAAGATCCGCACCAGCCGCGGTCGTAAGGTTGCCGCGCCTTCGACCACGCGGGGAGGCAACGGTGAGGAGTTGATGCCGCCCACCCCGACGGTGTGCCGCCACAGCTCGACCGGGCCGCGTTGCTCGCGGACGTCGACGTGCACGGTCTCCCGGTCGAACAGGGCGAAGTCAGGTACCGGCATCGTGTCCTCCGACGTGGCTGGGACGCCTGCTCGGCGATTGTGCCGAGATTCTGCTGGAACCGGAGGTTCTGGGTGGTGATGTCCCGGTCGTTGTCTTCAATCGGTCGGCCGGAACGCCTGCCGAACGGTGCATATGCCGCACCGGGTCCATGGCCGGCCATGGCCTCAGGAGTGGATCGGGCGCCGCTGATATCCGCATTGGCGACCAGCCGATTGATTTGCTTTCATCTTCAGCGTGGATCACGTGACGGAATGGGACTCGGCGCGACACCGCGTACGGCGGTTCCGGGCCATCGTGGGGGTCGTCGCCATATCGTTGGTGATTTTCGGGGGAGTGGCCGGCGCCGTGCTGCTGCTCAACACCCCCGGCCGAACGGTCGAGCGGGCGGAGGAGGCGAAGCAGCAGGCGGCGAAGGAGTCGGTGGCCCGCGCCGAGCGGCGCATGAAGACCTTCACCAGCGCCTGGGAACGCGGCAAATGGGACGTCGCGGGGCAGTACACCGACAGTCCGGGCAGCGCGGCCTCACTCCTCGCCTCCATGCACCGCAACCTCGCGCCGAGACCGTTCTCGATCGAGGTCGGACGGCCGACTGCGAGCAGTAGCACCAGGAGTGAGCGGAAGAGCGGCGCCAAGGCCTACGTCGTGCCGTTCACCGTACGGATGAAGGTGCCGCGCGTCGGCACCTACACCTACGAGTCGAAGGCGCGCATCGTCCAGACCGCGGCCAGGGACGTGGTTCATTTCGAGCCGTCGATGGTCCACCCCGCGCTGAAGGTGGGGCAGACGCTGGCCGTGGCGAGGATGTCCACCCGCGGATCGATCCTCGACCGTACGGGTGACGTGCTCGCCGCGGCCACGCTCGTCGGCGAGGTCGACGCGAACGGCAGGGGAACCTCCGGACTGGAGAAGCGCTACGACAAGCAGCTCACCGGGTCCGGTTCCGGGTCGGCGTACCTGATCGCGATCACCGACCGGGAGACCGGACGCGCGGTGAGGCCGCTGCGCACCCCTGACGCGAAGCTGGGCAAGGACGTGCACACCACGATCGACCCGGACGTGCAGCGTGCAGCGGCCAACGCGCTCGGAGGGGTCACCACCCCGGCGGCGCTCGTCGCGCTCAAGCCGTCCACCGGAGACATCCTGGCCGTCGCGAACGAGCCGGCTGGGTACAACCGCGCGTTCATCGGGGAGTACCCGCCGGGTTCCACGTTCAAGGTGATCACGTCCGCCGCTCTGCTCAGGGCCGGGCTGAGCCCCTCCGATGTTCTGGAATGCCCCAGATACGAGTGGGTGTACGGGTGGCGCTTCACCAACCAGAACGAGTTCGTGCTGCCCGAGGGGTCGACGTTCCGGGACGCGTTCGCCCACTCCTGCAACACGGCGTTCGTGGGAGCCAGGGACAAGCTCGACGACCGCGCACTCGCCAGGACGGCTGCGGCCTTCGGGATCGGCGGCGTATGGGACACCGGCGCGTCCACGTACGACGGTTCTGTGCCGGTGAACACCGACGTCCTCGACCGGTCGGCGGCGATGATCGGCCAGGGGCGCGACCTCGCGTCTCCGCTGGTGATGGCGTCGGTCGCGGGCACGGTGAAGAACGGCAAGTTCGTCCAGCCGAGACTGGTGCCCGAGGCGGTCCGCCACCCCTACCAGGCGCCGGAGTCCCTCGACCCGAACGTCGTCACCGACCTCCGGTCGATGATGCGCTCGGTGGTCACCGACGGAGCCGGTGAGGCGCTGCGCGGCCTGCCCGGCCGGCCGCACGCCAAGACCGGTACGGCGGAGTACGGCAACGCCTCGCCGCGGAGGACCCATGCGTGGATGATCGGCTACCAGGAGGACAGCGACCTCGCGTGGGCGGTGCTCCTCGAGGACGGTGGGTCCGGGGGCTCCGACGCGGGGCCGGTCGCGGCGGCGTTCCTGAAGAACCTCACCGGCAAGGGACCCTCCTGACCGGCGCGGCATCGGCGTCGCACGTGGCCGGGGACTGTTGGGCTGCTGGTCGCGGCTACGTCCGCGACGGTGGCCTGTCCGCCCGCCCGGCCGCGTCCCCGAGGTCGTCGTCCGTCACCTCCGCGTCCGCCTCGGCGTAGGTGCCGGGCGGGGATTGCTCGCCGGTCTCCTCGGCGTCCTCGGCGTCCCCGGCGTTTTCGGCGTTCTCGGCATGGCCGGCCTCCAGCGGGAGGTCCTTGCCCGGCTCGTGCCCGCCTGGTTCGGGGTCACGCCACTCGTGGGCGCGGGTGGCCCGGTTTGCGGTTTCCATCGCCTTCGCGTCGGCCTTGAGGTCGTCGTCCACCCGAGGGCTGTGCCGGTCGCTGCCGCGCTGCATGGCGCACCTCCTGTGCAACTGTCCTCGAGGCGTAAGGGGCGGGTCTTCCCCTCTCCGTCCACGGTATGCATGGGTTCAGTGCGCATGCCGAAGACGTCCGGCGGGGGTGTTGTGCTCGACGTAGACCGCCGGCACGTCCCGGCCCGGCCGGCGGCCCAGCCAGCGTTCGGCGAGTTCGGCCTCGTGCGGTCGCTGCAGCACCACAAGGTCGACCGGCTCCTCCCGCAGGCGCTCCGGCGGCACCTCCCGGACCGTGCCTGGCCAGGGGAACGACAGCGCCCCGCCCGCACCGTCCGGCCCGCGGTCAGGTGTGACCGGAACCACGTGGCGGTGTGGACCCCGAACGAATGCGGTCGTCCACGACCCGTGCACGTGCCACAGGAGGATGTCCGTAAGGCTTCAAACTGCCCATCCAGACCGGTACGGAACCGGACAACCGGAACCCAGGAGGTCCCCGCGCCGCGGCGAGCAGCGCTCGGACGAGTTGCCGCCCTGGTCCCGATCGCCCACTTCGGCCGGACTTGACGACGCGCACGGTCTCTCCGGACGATGGGATCCGTGCATCACTCCGCCATCAGCCCGCGCACGGTCGTCATGCCTCCCCGGCTGCGACTGGCGATGGAGGTTGCCCGGCATCTGGCCGAGTCGGTGCTCGTCCCGCTCGGACTCTTCTACGGCATCGTCGTCGCCGCGGGTTTCCACGTCGCGCTGTTGGCTGCCGTCGCCTGGGCGCTCGTCGCGATGGGCGTGCGGGTCGTCAGAGAGAGGCGCCTGCCGGCCGTACTCCTCGGCACGACCGGGCTGTCCGTCGTCCAGGTGGGCGTTTCCTACGCCGCCGGGTCGGCGATGGTCTATTTCCTCCAGCCCACCCTGGCGACCTACGCCGTCGCCGCGGCGTTCCTGCTGACGGCGCTGCTGGATCGTCCGCTCATCCAACGGCTCGCCCACGACTTCTGTCCGCTGCCCCACGACGTGGTGCGGTCGGCTCCGCTGCGCAGGCTCTTCCAGCGACTGTCCGTGCTCTGGGGCGTCGTGCTGCTCGTCAACGCCAGCCTGACGCTCAGCCTGCTGCTGACCATGGGCACGACGTCGATGCCGGTGGCCACCGCGGCGTCGGTCCCGCTGTTCGCCGCCGGGTTCCTCCTCTCGCTGCTGTGGTTCCGCCGCTCGCTACGGGACGGCGGCTACCGGCTCGCCTGGTGCGACCCCACGCAGGCCGCGAGCCAGGGGGCATGAGCCTGCGCCGTGCCTGAGCGCCCGGCCGTCCACATCCGGTTGCGAGTGGGACCGGAACCATCTCCCACGTCACACCACACCAAGCCTCCTCCGCCGAACCCCGCCCGGCCTCGGCCGTCGGCCCACCCGTCAGCCCACCGGTCAGCAGGGCCCCGTGGTGATCAGTGAGCGCCTGGTTCCCGCATCGCCGGGTGCGCACACCTCGGTCGTGGTCATGACCATGACCCGCGACCGGGCGGAGGGACTGGCACACATGCTGAACAAGCTGGCCGACCTGTCCCCCAACACCCCTGTCATCGTCGTCGACAACGGTTCGTCGGACGAGACCGCGCAACTGGTCCTTGACGAGTTCCCGCGGGTGAGCCTGGTGAGGCTGCGGGAGAACGCCGGCGCGCCGGCTCGCAACGTCGGTGTTCAGCGCGCACAGACGCCCTACGTCGCGTTCAGCGACGACGACTCGTGGTGGGCGCAAGGCGCGCTTGACGAGGCTGCGCGACGGTTCGAGGACCATCCCCGGCTGGGACTCCTGGCCGCCCGCACACTGGTCGGCCCGGACGAGCATCCCGATCCCCTCACCACGCTCACGCGGGACAGCCCGATGGGGCGTGCGACGGATCTGCCCGGTCCCACGGTCCGCGGGTTCCTCGCCTGCTCCGCCGTCGTACGCAGGTCGGCGTTCCTGCACGTCGGAGGTTTCAACGACCTGCTCTTCTTCATGGGGGAGGAGACCATGCTCGCCTACGATCTGATGGCGGCCGGATGGGGAGTGGCGTACGTCGAGGAGGTCACGGCCCACCACCATCCCGCGCCGTCCCGCGGCCCGTCGTCGCAGCGACTGGCCATGGAAGAGCGCAACTCGGTCCTGACGGCGTGGATGCGGCGTCCTGTCAAGGTCGCCTTGCAGGCGACGACGGCGAAGCTGGCGGCGTCGGCGGTCACCCGGCACCCGTCACGTGGGGCCTTGCCGCAGGCCCTACGGCGGTTGCCGAGCGCACTGCGTCAGCGGAGCGTCCTCCCGGAAGCGGTGGAGGCGCAGGTACGCCTGGTCGAGAGTGGTGACCGCCCCTGACGTACGACGCACGTCGTGCGAGGCG encodes:
- a CDS encoding penicillin-binding transpeptidase domain-containing protein yields the protein MDHVTEWDSARHRVRRFRAIVGVVAISLVIFGGVAGAVLLLNTPGRTVERAEEAKQQAAKESVARAERRMKTFTSAWERGKWDVAGQYTDSPGSAASLLASMHRNLAPRPFSIEVGRPTASSSTRSERKSGAKAYVVPFTVRMKVPRVGTYTYESKARIVQTAARDVVHFEPSMVHPALKVGQTLAVARMSTRGSILDRTGDVLAAATLVGEVDANGRGTSGLEKRYDKQLTGSGSGSAYLIAITDRETGRAVRPLRTPDAKLGKDVHTTIDPDVQRAAANALGGVTTPAALVALKPSTGDILAVANEPAGYNRAFIGEYPPGSTFKVITSAALLRAGLSPSDVLECPRYEWVYGWRFTNQNEFVLPEGSTFRDAFAHSCNTAFVGARDKLDDRALARTAAAFGIGGVWDTGASTYDGSVPVNTDVLDRSAAMIGQGRDLASPLVMASVAGTVKNGKFVQPRLVPEAVRHPYQAPESLDPNVVTDLRSMMRSVVTDGAGEALRGLPGRPHAKTGTAEYGNASPRRTHAWMIGYQEDSDLAWAVLLEDGGSGGSDAGPVAAAFLKNLTGKGPS
- a CDS encoding GH39 family glycosyl hydrolase, with the protein product MPVPDFALFDRETVHVDVREQRGPVELWRHTVGVGGINSSPLPPRVVEGAATLRPRLVRIFVQQFFDIYPEHGRFDWSRLDPYLDSLAATGAKLVAAICLKPGPLFDHDDRIDHAAWMPNDVAEWQRVVTALVRRYSVERNLVTHWEIGNETDIGEDGGSPYLIPDPDDYARFYDLTAPAIRAAAPHVKVGGTAACWVTNEPLPGFVKHCRDNDIPLDFVSWHLYADDWTRHAAGVTEGMRLVAGFPEPVPELMVTEWSTSFEAVSVADQADDPRRAALVAASVLAMDEAGPAWSFYYHLWDQACDPQEFSPFFSPEGVAHMMRHWNEVPHRFGLFGERGQVRPQYFLYQLLGRLGDTKVASETSHADLHAYAASGPGTVSVLVSNTSLSRPACRDRILTLRYAGLTPGAKLLTVHRIDEARRWCAGTLTQHPLEERVVVTAEAFEHQILLPAHTVAFATLSERDGIR
- a CDS encoding glycosyltransferase family 2 protein, which translates into the protein MVISERLVPASPGAHTSVVVMTMTRDRAEGLAHMLNKLADLSPNTPVIVVDNGSSDETAQLVLDEFPRVSLVRLRENAGAPARNVGVQRAQTPYVAFSDDDSWWAQGALDEAARRFEDHPRLGLLAARTLVGPDEHPDPLTTLTRDSPMGRATDLPGPTVRGFLACSAVVRRSAFLHVGGFNDLLFFMGEETMLAYDLMAAGWGVAYVEEVTAHHHPAPSRGPSSQRLAMEERNSVLTAWMRRPVKVALQATTAKLAASAVTRHPSRGALPQALRRLPSALRQRSVLPEAVEAQVRLVESGDRP
- a CDS encoding dihydrodipicolinate synthase family protein, with product MTGAEVSGVVCVVQTPFDEQGGIDSATFVRQVEWLFGNGADGVAIGMVSEVLRLSTNERDELATLLCGAASGRGSAVVSVGAESTHTAVRHARHAAAVGADAVMATPPALSRAGDRELFDYFLAIADAAQVPVIVQDASGYVGSALSIDLQARLHAELPDRVLFKPEAHPIGPKLTQLLDATGGKARVLEGNGGMYLVDSFRRGAIGTMPAGDLVWALVPLWRALSAGDHDRAYRIAGPLTQIVSLQTSLDSFVAIEKYLLVRQGVFRSAAVRGPVAGGVDERMYAEIDRLVDLLRAAVDHG
- a CDS encoding VC0807 family protein — protein: MHHSAISPRTVVMPPRLRLAMEVARHLAESVLVPLGLFYGIVVAAGFHVALLAAVAWALVAMGVRVVRERRLPAVLLGTTGLSVVQVGVSYAAGSAMVYFLQPTLATYAVAAAFLLTALLDRPLIQRLAHDFCPLPHDVVRSAPLRRLFQRLSVLWGVVLLVNASLTLSLLLTMGTTSMPVATAASVPLFAAGFLLSLLWFRRSLRDGGYRLAWCDPTQAASQGA